The window cagtgtcatgtgattatagttttttcatctaagcatgttaaaagccaggttaggcctcaagctactgtgtgtgcagcagcagttcGGACTAATCAGTTCCTTTTGAGTAACTACTGGCTGCATGGGCCTTTTTAGGAGTGACTTATATAAGTAACTTATAACTTAAGTTAAATGCAAACGGTCACAGTGACATGCTTTCCTTACTAAAGCCATGTAACCCTCTTTTACATTATAAGTAAAGCTGAGGTAAGTTGGTCTGACACACTCACCGCTGTGTGCACCAACGACACAGAAACTCATGTGATGGTGCAGAGTGTGTGATTCTGTAACATgtctaaaaaacaaaaccaaagacaAACCTGGGAAACGGCCACAGCACTATCAACACTCACATCAATACTCACATTGAAATGGATGGAATGCTGTGAGGTCTTCATTTACTGTGTTTTATACATGTAAATTTTGTGTTGCCAGTCACAGTGTGTGGTTGGTTCTGACTCCTTGACTGCAGTCATCTTGTTcttccaccagggggcagtcacacacagtgtttgatgcAGCAGTCTGAGCCCTGAATAAGTAAAGTCTACTCTGTGTtcacaatatatataaaatatataataactataataaaaattaaaatcaaagcaaagacattgttattttgtttttaatttaattttttaatttttgtggttttttttttgtttgtttaaaggtGCAAACAAGGTGATCCAAACTCCTTCTGGACTTTCTCAAGTTCCTGAATCAGTCTGTTGTTGTCCTGATTCATGATGTCTATGTCCTCCTGAATCTTGTCACAGTCCTGTTTCCAGTCCTCCTCATCAGTCAGCCTTTTGAAGGCCTTGCTGTGTTCTTTGATGAGGCCCTGTTGTTTTGATGTTACAGCTTTTTTTCatcttgtagttttttttttaaatctgtccttcCCATCTTTCCTGATCTGAAGCTCTTTGTTCAGGACCTGGATTTGTTCGGTCAGATTCTCATTTTCGTTGAACAACTTCCTGATGTCTGTAGAGATTTCCTCACGTGTGAGCTGGTagtctttctgcttctccaaGTCTTTATTCAGACTCTTGAGCTCCTTGTTCAGGGCCACATTTTGGCACACATTGGCGTCTCTGGACTCTTTTTCTGAAGATCCACAAGCTCTTTCTGCAGAGCCTCCTGCCGCTTGCTCAGagcttttttctcctcctccagggtCTTACAGTTCTCATTGAAAACTAACAACTTTGCACAGGTCTCTTTGGAAGTCTGAATTTCGTGAATCAGTCTGTTGTTGTCCTGATTCATGATGTTTATGTCCTCCTGAATCTTGTCACACTCGtatttcctgtcctcctcatcaGTCAGCCTTTTGAAGGCCTTGCTGTGTTCTTTGATGAGGTCCTGTTTTTTTGCCCTTACAGCTTTCTGTTCAGCTTGTAGTTCTTTAAATCTGTCCTTCTGTTCTTTCCTGAACTGACATTCTTTCTCCACGACCTGGAATTTTTCGGTCAGATTCTCGTTTTCAGCTCTCAAGCTACCAATGTCTTCACAGAGTTCCTGACAGACGAGCTCGtagtctttctccttctccaaGTCTTTTTTTCAGACCCTTGAGCTTCTTCTGCAGAGCCCTATTTTTACACATATCAGCATCTCTGGATACCTTCAAGGCCTCAGCCATCTTCTGATGGCCTCGATTCTGTAGAAGGCTTTGGCAAACCTGCTGAatctcctgctgcagagctgcgTGTGACATCGACAACTCTTAGTTCTCTTTATTCACAGCTTCACTTTCACCTTGTACATTTTGAAGATCAAAGTTCATTGCACCGCCAGTCTTCAAACCGTCCCCACAGCCTTGCAGTTGTTGCTTCACAAGACTGTTTCCACACCTAAGGACCTCAACCAACTCTTTAATGGCGTCACACTTTGGACCAGAAGACCTCAGGTTTTGGAACTTTTGGCTGAGTTCTTTAACCTCTTGTTGAAGGCGAAGACCTTTCTCCTGTGCAGAAACCTTCTTAGCCTTAAAGCTGTGTCTTCAGCATGGTCACTTGGCTTTGGATGGCATCAAGCTGTTGATTGATATCTTGCAGGCTGACTTTGGATTCGCCTGCTGACGCAGTCTCCTGAGTGGAGGTGAACACTTGATTGCTGGTAATTTCCATATCTTCCTAAAACTGTTGTACAGCTGAAATTCCAACGTTGACGTtctcaaaaaatgaaaaaaacctCAGTAACTCTTTGTTGCGTGTTGCTAGGTGACCTATTGCACTGTCAATGACATCATAAATCCTTTATGTAAAACCTTTATCATGTCGTTAGGACATTATCATGATGTTGCCTAGGATCAAAGAGATCAACGCAGGCCACGCCCACttggcctcctcctctgctgcctgccCAGAATTCTAGAATGTTGGTGATGCTGAATGTTTATCTTCCGGTTCAGGCCTCATGCTGAGACACAAGTAGgcagacatatttgttttggTCTGTGTCTCACACACCCTGAATTTTCACACCTTTCTGAAAATACTCCCACCAAAGCACAGGTGTTAAAGGTGAAATATATAAAATCAAGCTGATAGAAaatatgtgtgtaaaatgtcagCTGATTGGTTTAAAGTATTTTGGTTGGTTTGTGGATGGCTGATGGCCCTCATGTTGTTTCTAGTGTTGTTAGGTTTTTGTATTGAACCCAAAagcaggacaggaggagctggcGTTTAAGTTGAGTTTTTAATAGACACAGATAAGGAACAATTAAAGGAATGAAATGCACAGCCCTAAAGAAACGGTCAACCACAGTAAGAATAACAGTGTTACCTTGAGAGGTAGGCAGTGCAGAGACAAAATCCACTGCTATGTGGGACCAGGGACGATGGGGGATGGGGAGGGGTTGTAGGAGACCTGCAGGCTGGCGATGAGTCATCTTGCactgagcacagacagagcaagtGTTGACATATTCCTAGTGAATAGTGACTTGTGTCATCTGAGGCCACTAGAAGCGTTGCTGGAGAAGGTAGAGCGTCCTGCGAATGCCAGGATGACAGCTGATCTTAGAGGTGTAAGCCCATTGAAGTACAGCAAGTCGCAGATCAGGATGAACAAATTCAGGACAATTAGTGGGAATCTCAATGTCACTCAGTGCTTCCTTAACCCTAGATTCAATGCTCCATATAGCAGCTCCAATACCTGAAGGGGCAATGATGGGTGAGGGCTCTGTAGGAGAGACATCAGTAGAAAACTGTCTAACCACTGCCAACAACTCACGGTTTCTTTCAGCAGGAGTGAGACGCtttgaaaaaaaagcacagggaTAGATCTTCTGATCCGAAGGGCTGTGCTGGGATAACACTGCTCCAACCCCCACATCGGACACATCCACCTCCATAATAAACTGCACAGAGGGATTGGGATGAATCAAAACAGGAGCAGTGGAAAACAAGGTCTTTAATTTTGAAAAGGCGAGTTGTGCCTCTTGGTtccaataaataataaatcaagaaatacagtagctttctctatggtggcgaagggtcacctttgtggcatTGCCCCACCCACATGGTGTAACATcatgctcagccatgtcttcagaaccatgtgacaaaatctcaggtctatcagagtatttccctaggaggagttcgttcataccgacagtaggtggcgctataaGTGTATgagctcattagcatatcaatctgtttagaatgacaggctcagcatgcatgatttttttcatccacattggatgaagtatgtgggagatataGCCAAAAATGCTCAACCTTATTATGGAattcctctaggaggagtttgcaaaAGTGCAGGGTGAGCAAATTGGAACAGAgcgtgtttttttaaaaatggcggacttcctgtacgtcgtggaattttcgcCCAAGAGGCTATATTTTGTCTTGTCACGAGgcaatacatcagtgtaccaagtttcgtgtagcagttgcggtgaatattttcacactttagggggtgctgcagagccatgagGCCACACCTGCCAAAGGTGACAGTGTcaacataagataagataagataagataaaactttattaatcccgaaggaaattcttgtgccagaggtatcaagtcacaataaatgcagttaagtacagagtataagagtataagtgtcactataatccaaaaagagtacagtacgcagtatgagcacaatatatgatacatggatacaatatggagatgtaaggtgctaagtaaacataatataggaatgacagtgatgcctgacatgattatctagcgcttctccctacagaaaggggaggagttatacagtctgatggccactggcaggaaggacctcctgtggcgttctgtgctgctcctcggtagtctcagtctaccgctgaatgtgctcctgtaggacagcagtgtgtcgtgcagggggtgagacgtgttgttacgaatactgaggagtttcctcagcatcctcctctccgtcacctccaccacagactccagctccactcccagcaccgagccagccttcctaatgagcttgttgagtctgttggtgtcggccgtcttcatcctgctgccccagcacactacagcgtagaagatgacgctggagaccaccgagtggtaaaacatctgcagcatggtctggcagacgttaaaggacctgagtctcctcagtagatacaggcgactctgtcccttcctgtatattgcctctgcgtttgtggaccagtccagtttgtggtcaatgtggacacccaggtatttgtagctgtccacaatgtccacgttggtacccttgatgctgaccgggttagggagtgtctggtgcttcctgaagtccaccaccagctctcttgtctttgtgacattcagctgcaggtggttctgtccgcaccactccacaaagctgtccaccacactcatatactccgcctcccgacctctgctggtacagcccacaatggcagagtcatccgagaacttctgcaggtggcaggactgtgtcAAGTCTCGactttcgtcgggggacaattttgtaccaaatttggtgagtttttgagcatgttcagggggtcaaaatcgcgataGTAGAAGAATGATGTATAacaataaacgcttgcatttcaatagggctaaAAAGTGTAAAGGTATAcccttttgtattttttagtaAGATTCTTGCTGCCATCTGTATATAAATCCCAGCATGATTGCCTGCTGACGAATGTGATGGAGATGGAACATGGAGAAGTCTCTCCTCTGCATGGGTTACTTATGTAATCAACGCAGGAAAGAACTAAATAGTTGACAGGAAGTAGTTTGAAACTTCTATATAAATATTACAATAAAGCATAAATTCCAATGGAGCTTTTAAGCTTCCTCAGCAAATCTTTGCACTATAATTATCTATCATAATTATTATAATGGTCTATAATACTGAAAGAACTTTGCCCGCCTATTGATACAAGACTTACCCTCTTACTGGTTTATAGATGTGTTCACATACTGCAGATGTTTAACTTTTCAGTATTAACTATGAATGgtctttgtctctgtgcttAGTTGGAATATTGATCTACACGTGCCGTGTAGTGCagaaaataaatccagtgtccataacgtttttgttgctttatttctaaaggtgctgaaacaaacaaagtagcacggtcaaagtaactaaactattAAGGAAAACTAAACTTCTGCAGGTGCACCGAAAAAGGTGTGActttaaaggaaaaacaaagggtgccctctactggcagaaTAACAACAAACTACATAACAATAAGGAGTTCTTCGATTCTTGGCCATCCTCACCGTTGCAGGAGTTGTCTTGCTTCATCAAGAGCCTAAAAGCAAAAGGATACATGTCAGTTTTTTATATTGAActaaaaagacacaaagatAGCATATGACAAAAGAGAATGAACCTTATGAATAACATCCAGTGCAGCATCATCTTCATGACGTCGGGCATGATTTAAAGCTCTTTCAAAGTGGGTGACACAGGCCTTAAGGTTTCCAAGTTTTACTGGAATAAAAACATGGGACAGATCAGCTTAGAAGTTTGTTAAAAATATgcatttgtaaaataaaaactaaaaactttaCATTCTGACTGTGCAACCAAAACATTGGCATCTATCTGCCACTCCTCATGGGCGATTTCATCAGCCGCAGCCACCGACTGGACACCGAAGTTTCGGGCTTCTTTGTAGCAATTAAGCACCAGGTAACACCAACCAATCTCATGAAACAGCCACGCCTTCTCCAAACCACCGTGGACCAGGGGAATCTTCTTCTCCCAGCTGATTATaaatacagagagaagaaaatacTACATGAGGGCACAAAGGACCCTtacacactgctcaaaaaaataaaataaagggaacacttaaagaacataatgtaactccaagtcagtcatactgtgaaatcagcctgtccagttaggatcaactcTGATTGTGAATcggtttcagctgctgttgtgcaaagggaacagacaacaggtggaaatgagaggcaattatcaagacagccctataaagcagaggttctgcaggtgctgaccacagaccatttctctgttctcatcctttctgcctgatgtttggtcacttttgcattttgtcagcgctctcacccctagaggtagcatgaggtggtgtctacaacccacacaagctgctcaggtagtccagctcatccaggatggcacatcaatgagagctgtggcaagaaggtttgctgtgtctgtcagcacagtgtccagagcatggaggagacaccaggagacaggccagtacaccaggagacgtggagggggccgtaggagggcaacaacccagcagcaagatggctcccccttttttttatcttatcttatctttgtGCAAAGacgaacaggaggagcactgccagagccctgcaacatgagagccctgtttctgctcaaactgtcagaaacagactccatgagggtggtatgagggcccgacgtcaACAAGTGgagcttgtgcttacagcccaataccgtgcagggtgattggcatttacCAGAAAACACCAGGATTGGCAGATTTGCCATtggtgccctgtgctcttcacagatgagagcaggttcacactgagcacatgtgacagatgtgataAGAGTCTGGAGATttatattgatcatttttatgttattttgttctcaacatcttccactatgtaatgaatgaagactTTCAAGTGGAATGTTTCATttattgagatctaggaggtgttattttagtgttccctttatgtttttgagcagtgtatataacAAATGcttctgatgtttttagtatttacTTACAACTCAATGGCCTGAGCAAACTGTCCAATTTGAAAATAGATCCGTCCAATGTTCTCCAGAGCTCTGGACGTTGCTTCTGGGAGTTTACTGTCAATAAAAAAGTATTAGTCAGCATCTGATTTCTTGTGATAATATCTTATCATTTCTACAATTTTCAGACATCCTCACCATTGTTGAGCCAATTTCAGGTCCTTCTGATGATGCTCTAATGCTTTCTCTATGTCTCCCAGCtcaaacaaagcctctccaatGTAGCTGTGCAGGTCGCCCAAAATCTCCTTTTTATTAGGAACCTCTTTCTCCGACGACATCTGCACCATCTTCATAACTTCATCCACCTTCTTGAGGGTGCTTTCTGCATTTCCTGATGTCACCCCTAAGACAGCAAACATAATGTGAAGATTTTCAAGACCCAGCACCAAACCACCATATGTGTTCATCCAGGAGGAGGCCTGCTAACCTGCCTCTATTTCCACCAGGCTCTGCAGCAGGAACTGAGAAAGTTCTGCTGGTGCACTGCGACAGGACTTGCTGCtacattttctttgcttttgGTTCTTTTCCAGTGGAAACATAGGGCTCTCCTTATTCTTGAAATCAGCAGAGATGTTGAGGAACTTGATGCTGCCCTGGATGATGTCCTGCAGTCGCTCCCCTTTCTTTGTCCTGCTTTTTACCAAGTCTGCAGATCACCATAGAGAAACAGTGACAGCTAATGAAACATGTACAGATGCAAAAGCAtgataaaaaaattaaagcctAAGACCATACCTGCTTTTTTCACCAGATCTTCAAGAAACTTCTTGTCATCGTAAAACTCTCTCAGCAGTTGTTTGGTGGTCTGCTCTCTCTTAGGGGGCTggatcagctgtttttcttctACCATCAGATTTTGAATTACAGTAATTGGATGTTCAGTCTGtatcaaaaacacaacatgcatgAGAGGAAAGGTCGGATAGTACACGCATATGTATGTGGTAACACAccatttatacacatacacatttatatgtattatACGCATTATATGTAAATAATCCTGTTTCTTGCACTTCTGACTAGATCCTAGTTGCTTTTCACTGGCTTTGTACTCTACACAATGACAATGAATTGATCTATCAAAGTGTGTAACACGTTTGTGGATATGTACACTGGCATGATCAAAGGGCATTTCTGTGGACCTCATACAAACAGTTGTTCCTCATCAGACTGGAAACAGTTACACAACCACCTCTAAAGAATCCACAAATTCAAGTGCACCGTTACCCTCTCATGTCACATCTAAAATAACAACATTGTGCGACACATTTTGTGAGACAGGCCcacagtgtgtgggtgtgatgtTGTTACCTACTTTGCAAACAAGCTATATATACTGAATATTTCACAGGAGCTGTTTTGCTGCATATGTACCAGGATGACTTGACGGCATTGATGAAACAATGAATATTGAAGTGGTCAGAGCTAATGTTCTGAAATGGTCAAGTCAAACCTCTGAACTGAAATGCTAAACCAAACAATCCATGTGATGAACCATCATCCTACATTGTAGCTGTTCTGTACTGAAGAACGGGCAAAAATCCCTTCAAGCCACTGTGGATGACTGTTCAGCTACCTATGTAATATTGAAACAAGTTCttgaaatattttctgtttcatttgttccATTTGGCTCTCTTTCTAATTTCAGGATGTCTGCAGATGTTTGGgacatatttatgcagacataGCCTATAGAAAATTGTAAAGGGTTCACAAACTTTTAAGTAGCACTGCATGATAGTGTTCCTGGACAATATACCAACTGTCTAGAATATGTAATATAATGTAAATACTGAATGTGTAGAGTCTCACCTCCTCATCTTTTTTGAAGAACGATAGGTCTCCCTTAATCTCCAGTTTTACAGTCGGGTCTGTAACATGGCACAGATGATGATCAGGATGTGTCATCTTATTGCTTAAGATGAAGAACTGTGAGGATTCACAATCACTTACTGCAAAGAGAGTTTTCTATGGCCTCCTGTGTTTTATGGATCCCCATCCTGAACTCTTTTATTTGTGGCCGCAGCTTTTGTCCTCTGTGGTAAAACACCAGAGCAAATTCAAACTCTCCCAGGTAGTACAGAGCCTCTGCCTTCTGGTACAATCCCTAAAAACAATGATCGCTGTAATACTTTTCATTTCCTTAACGTAATTAACACAGGCACATAAACACTTACCTTAAAAAATGTCTCGTCGCCTTTAAGGGAAGCTTCAGCGTCTTTTAGAGCATTTTCATTTTGTCTCATCTTCAGGTAACATTTGGATCGACCGATAAGGCAGTTCTTGTCGTCAGGTTTCACAGTCAGAGCCtaaacaaagacatttaaaagTTCATGGAAAAAGTCATGCATTACCAAGGCTAACAATGTTAGCTTAGAGACCTACCTCAGTAAAGCTGTCTATTGCGTTTTTATAATGGCCTTTAGTGTAAAGGCTCTCTCCCGTggcttttaaatttaaaaacaaacacttctgACCGTCTAGGTCTCCGtccatgtttgatattttttgaCCTATTTAAACCGATTTCAAATCAAGCTTGCGACCAATTTACCCACAACCTAGCCTTAGCTGGTATCCTAGCAACCACACCAACATTATAAACAGAGAAAGAACGCCCTCTGCCGGATGTTCACTTCAACATATACGCCTCCTTTCTTCTTTACAGTACATTTTTTGGTTTACacttttattaaatattatttatattgaccagaaaagaaaagagttcAGGGGAAACCCAGAGGAGGCCAACTTTATTGACACAGCTGGTTCTTTTTAAGGATAAACAGAGGATGGTTTCACTGTAAAGGGCAAAGAGCAAAGATGAAGACGCTCTTCTTCATCAGGAAGTCACTGAACAATCATCACACATTGCCTGACTTTCTGAACAACAGCAAATGAATATCATATTTAGTCTATTTTCATATGGAACCTTTGCATCAAGGCAGCTTGCATCACAGTCATATATAAAACGTACAGAATAATAAGTTTGATCAGATTAGAAGCAGACCGGGCAAAACAATGGGAATAAACTTCCtgagtttttcctcttttagTTTATTTTGAGGGATACCTCTTTAATATGTAACAGAAGAGCGTCTTCATCTTACACCGATGGTTCTATCAGAC of the Parambassis ranga chromosome 8, fParRan2.1, whole genome shotgun sequence genome contains:
- the odad4 gene encoding outer dynein arm-docking complex subunit 4 produces the protein MDGDLDGQKCLFLNLKATGESLYTKGHYKNAIDSFTEALTVKPDDKNCLIGRSKCYLKMRQNENALKDAEASLKGDETFFKGLYQKAEALYYLGEFEFALVFYHRGQKLRPQIKEFRMGIHKTQEAIENSLCNPTVKLEIKGDLSFFKKDEETEHPITVIQNLMVEEKQLIQPPKREQTTKQLLREFYDDKKFLEDLVKKADLVKSRTKKGERLQDIIQGSIKFLNISADFKNKESPMFPLEKNQKQRKCSSKSCRSAPAELSQFLLQSLVEIEAGVTSGNAESTLKKVDEVMKMVQMSSEKEVPNKKEILGDLHSYIGEALFELGDIEKALEHHQKDLKLAQQCKLPEATSRALENIGRIYFQIGQFAQAIEFWEKKIPLVHGGLEKAWLFHEIGWCYLVLNCYKEARNFGVQSVAAADEIAHEEWQIDANVLVAQSELKLGNLKACVTHFERALNHARRHEDDAALDVIHKALDEARQLLQR